The proteins below come from a single Neospora caninum Liverpool complete genome, chromosome IX genomic window:
- a CDS encoding putative sortilin has protein sequence MALSFARRPAAGVKLAVLVAFLAVFCPVLPNLFSKEDSLGRPVPRGVLVTDAAAYANKKVSVSEVSFDSHIEDIQWCGVDHRTILLKTRRGRLYRSQDGGKSWTEITDLLKPSEGSSAAVAVDSIIVSPVDKRVVLIVGSKRNHFISEDSAATFRRLKYKNTIHNFHFHPTRPKFAILSTWTDACYASGGSGTSRTIQQDCNHQLFYTRDLGRSFKLVADYVVQFSWGDKKLGNTDHIFFTQHRGRSGDQPRYGGWSKNVDLMYTPDFGATITRLVYRGNKFLLSNGYFFVAKVKDAGKQTVSLLVSTDGGKSFQMAKLPVEIEERSYTVLDTSEDAIMLHVNHGHGSKGDTGNVYISDAKGVRYSLSLPNNIRTSTGECEFDKVLSLEGVYLANFKDTIDASATGSEGAASEKNQVDAAGEKLTEEEIEEEAEGVQVDLEKKHRSVATRSRQEEVIRTVISFDKGGVWSYLKAPRVDSRGQKIDCPPDRCWLHLNGITRFSDFAPFYSVENAVGIIMGTGNVGSYLRPEKDEANTYLSRDGGVTWIEAHKGAFIYEMGDHGGLLVMADDTKKTNQVVFSWNEGQSWYDFELGASPLFVDNIVIEPNASSVEFLLYGKREQDTAGVLFHLDFNALNQQQCKGIWAADSVSSDYETWSPSDGRAGGEKCILGKHITYTRRKQTSECFNGRDFDRPKVSKVCPCTMEDYECEFGFARSIGSTQCVATDAAAAAAATATGLAQFTDENDAAAAAACTSSSFFYTSAYRKVPGDVCEGGWMPEKVAVPCPAHSPVSRGGKTVLLLLLFIVVVMIVINYLSKTGKLKKFFRNAGFDNFANVSYGLVGGSAAGPGSWLDQEAGEGRRGEELGDRSKYEPELGFIEAEQDENEEDAPTLMTYGNAAGGQRANSGIASRSPKRKEEDEFEFEDAGRPLFPSHIPRLAPPRFDEENVELL, from the exons aTGGCGCTCAGCTTCGCACGCCGCCCGGCGGCCGGCGTGAAActcgccgttctcgtcgCTTTTCTGGCAGTTTTTTGTCCGGTGCTTCCGAATCTTTTCTCGAAGGAAGACTCCCTCGGGCGTCCCGTGCCCAGAGGTGTCCTCGTCACCGACGCCGCTGCGTACGCGAACAAGAAAG TTTCCGTCTCGGAGGTTTCCTTCGACAGTCACATCGAAGACATTCAGTGGTGTGGCGTCGATCACCGCACGATTCTGCTCAAGACACGGCGCGGCCGGCTGTACCGTTCGCAGGATGGCGGCAAGTCGTGGACCGAAATCACGGATTTGTTGAAGCCGTCGGAAGGGAGCTCGGCAGCCGTGGCGGTCGATTCGATCATCGTCTCGCCGGTGGACAAGCGCGTGGTGTTGATTGTCGGGTCGAAGCGGAACCACTTCATCTCCGAAGACAGTGCTGCGACGTTTCGGCGCCTCAAGTACAAGAACACGATCCACAACTTCCACTTTCATCCGACGCGGCCCAAGTTCGCGATCTTGTCCACGTGGACTGACGCCTGCTACGCTAGCGGCGGCTCCGGAACCTCGCGCACCATCCAGCAGGACTGTAACCACCAGCTGTTCTACACGCGGGACCTCGGCAGATCTTTCAAGCTCGTCGCCGACTACGTCGTCCAGTTCTCCTGGGGCGACAAGAAGCTCGGAAATACGGACCACATCTTCTTCACGCAGCACCGCGGGCGGTCCGGCGACCAGCCTAGATACGGCGGATGG TCAAAAAATGTCGACTTGATGTACACTCCGGATTTCGGTGCAACAATCACGCGCCTGGTTTACCGCGGAAACAAATTCCTCCTGTCGAACGGATATTTCTTTGTGGCGAAAGTCAAAGACGCGGGCAAGCAAacggtctctctcctcgtctccaccgACGGAGGCAAGTCGTTCCAG ATGGCGAAATTGCCCGTGGAAATCGAGGAGAGGAGTTACACGGTTTTGGACACATCGGAGGACGCAATTATGCTGCATGTGAATCACGGCCACGGCAGT AAAGGCGACACGGGGAACGTGTATATTTCTGACGCAAAGGGTGTGCGTtactctctgtctctgccgaaCAACATCCGAACGAGCACGGGCGAGTGCGAGTTCGACAAAGTGCTGTCTCTGGAAGGGGTGTACTTGGCGAATTTCAAAGACACGATCGACGCCTCGGCCACGGGCTCTGAAGGCGCAGCGTCTGAGAAGAATCAGGTGGACGCTGCGGGCGAGAAGTTGACGGAGGAGGAGatcgaagaagaggcggagggcgTGCAAGTTGActtggagaagaagcacagGAGCGTCGCGACGCGAAGCAGACAGGAGGAGGTGATCCGCACCGTCATCTCCTTCGACAAGGGCGGAGTTTGGTCGTACCTGAAGGCGCCAAGGGTGGACAGCCGTGGCCAGAAGATCGACTGTCCCCCGGATCGCTGCTGGCTTCACCTGAACGGCATCACGCGCTTCAGCGACTTCGCGCCCTTCTACTCCGTCGAAAACGCCGTCGGAATCATCATGGGGACAGGGAATGTCGGCAGTTACCTTCGCcccgaaaaagacgag GCGAACACTTACCTCTCTCGCGATGGCGGAGTAACGTGGATTGAAGCCCACAAAGGCGCCTTCATCTACGAAATGGGCGATCACGGCGGGCTGCTCGTCATGGCGGATGACACAAAGAAAACGAATCAa GTGGTCTTTAGCTGGAACGAGGGGCAAAGCTGGTACGACTTTGAgctcggcgcctcgccgctcttcgtcgACAACATCGTGATCGAGCCGAATGCGTCGAGTGTCGAGTTTCTCCTCTAcggcaagagagaacaagacacTGCAG GTGTCTTGTTCCACCTCGACTTCAACGCGCTGAATCAGCAGCAGTGCAAAGGCATCTGGGCTGCTGACTCCGTCAGCAGCGACTACGAGACATGGAGCCCGTCAG ACGGGCGTGCCGGAGGAGAGAAGTGTATCTTGGGGAAGCACATCACGTACACCCGAAGAAAGCAGACTAGCGAGTGCTTCAACGGTCGCGACTTTGATCGGCCGAAAGTTTCCAAG GTTTGTCCGTGCACCATGGAGGATTACGAGTGCGAATTCGGCTTCGCACGGTCCATCGGATCGACGCAGTGCGTCGCGACtgacgccgccgccgccgctgcggcgacCGCGACGGGTCTTGCGCAGTTCACagacgagaacgacgcggctgcagccgccgcctgcacttcctcctccttcttctaCACCTCCGCGTACCGAAAA GTTCCCGGCGACGTCTGCGAGGGAGGTTGGATGCCCGAGAAGGTAGCGGTGCCTTGTCCAGCGCACTCCCCCGTCAGTCGCGGAGGGAAGACTGTGCtgctcctccttctcttcatcgTCGTCGTCATGATCGTCATCAACTACCTGTCCAAGACCGGAAAGCTGAAGAAGTTCTTCCGGAACGCAG GCTTCGACAACTTCGCAAATGTCTCCTACGGCCTCGTGGGCGGATCCGCGGCGGGGCCAGGCAGCTGGTTGGACCAGGAAGCCGGCGAAGGTCGACGGGGCGAGGAGCTCGGCGACAGATCCAAATACGAACCCGAACTCGGATTCATCGAGGCCGAACAG gacgagaacgaagaagacgcgccgacGCTGATGACTTACGGAAACGCGGCAGGCGGGCAACGCGCGAACTCAGGGAttgcttctcgctcgccgaaacggaaggaagaagacgagttCGAATTTGAAGACGCAGGACGCCCGCTGTTCCCATCGCAC ATCCCCCGGCTGGCGCCGCCGCGTTTCGACGAAGAGAATGTCGAACTCCTTTGA
- a CDS encoding macrophage migration inhibitory factor, related, whose translation MPKCMIYSPVAATEAQQDALLKDAEKALAEVLGKPMSYVMAGYVQTGLMRLGGSSDPCAYIRVASIGGLSSSANNKIAAALSASCERHLGVSKNRIYTTFANKSGAEWAMGDRTFG comes from the exons ATGCCAAAGTGCATGATCTACAGCCCCGTCGCCGCGACGGAGGCACAACAGGACGCGCTCCTGAAAGACGCTGAGAAAG CGCTTGCGGAGGTCCTGGGCAAACCGATGAGCTATGTGATGGCAGGTTACGTCCAGACGGGGCTGATGCGCCTCGGCGGAAGTTCCGACCCGTGTGCGTACATTCGCGTCGCGTCGATCGGCGGCCTCAGCAGCTCTGCAAACAACAAAATCGCGGCCGCGCTGTCCGCGTCCTGCGAGAGACATCTCGGCGTCTCCAAAAACCGCAT CTACACCACGTTCGCGAACAAGAGCGGCGCGGAGTGGGCGATGGGTGACCGCACCTTTGGCTAA